The Oncorhynchus tshawytscha isolate Ot180627B linkage group LG05, Otsh_v2.0, whole genome shotgun sequence genome includes a window with the following:
- the LOC112251620 gene encoding alanine aminotransferase 2-like: MYSLREVNPMLRGIRVSPQWALQRRSEQITALLQQGEQKPFKEVIDISSGDSHRTGIKPISFVRQVLSVCLYPELLHDDTLPVDVRQRAQRLLAECDGGSVGSYTDSCGLPHVQRSVAEFITGRDGGVPSYPHNIFISAGSQTALKVMLKLLVRGKGVSQTGVLIPQPCPHTLPMLLEEVGAVLVPYQLSEEQGWALEPGELHRALTASRGHCRPRALYISNPGIPTGHVQSRKSIEWVIQFAAEERLFLLVNEVYQDCVYGEGMEFMSYKRVLFEMGQQYSEMVELASFHSISNGIMGECGLRAGYMELVNVDPAVMVFAKTLLCTDINAPVTGQIALEIMVNPPRPGDPSHSKYTQEILTNRITLAQNAQRAWEFLIGLPGVSCQPVTGGIFIYPRLSLPPKAVEQARSDGLEADVLYSQSLLDEEGVCVGAGCEQREDKYHIR, translated from the exons ATGTATTCCCTTAGAGAGGTGAACCCCATGCTGAGAGGGATAAGAGTCTCACCACAGTGGGCGCTACAGAGACGTTCAGAACAGATCACTGCACTACTCCAACAG GGAGAGCAGAAACCATTCAAGGAAGTTATTGACATTAGCTCAGGTGATTCACACAGGACCGGGATAAAACCAATCTCCTTTGTGCGACAG gtcctgtcggtctgtctgtacCCTGAGCTCCTGCATGATGACACACTTCCTGTGGACGTCAGGCAGAGAGCCCAGAGGCTGCTGGCAGAGTGTGATGGGGGCAGTGTGG GTTCATACACAGACTCCTGTGGGCTGCCTCATGTTCAGCGCAGCGTTGCAGAGTTCATCACTGGTCGAGACGGAGGAGTGCCTTCCTATCCCCACAACATCTTCATCTCTGCTGGCTCACAGACAGCTCTGAAA GTGATGCTAAAGCTGTTGGTGAGAGGGAAGGGTGTGTCCCAAACGGGTGTGTTGATCCCCCAACCCTGCCCCCACACCCTGCCGATGCTGCTGGAGGAGGTAGGGGCTGTCCTGGTGCCTTACCAGCTGAGTGAGGAGCAGGGCTGGGCACTGGAGCCAGGGGAGCTGCACCGAGCCCTCACCGCCTCTAGAGGGCACTGCAGGCCTAGAGCGCTCTACATCAGCAACCCTGGTATCCCCACTG GTCATGTACAGAGCAGGAAATCTATAGAATGGGTGATTCAGTTTGCTGCAGAAGAGAGGCTCTTCCTATTGGTCAATGAG gtGTATCAGGACTGTGTGTATGGGGAGGGCATGGAGTTTATGTCCTATAAGAGGGTCCTGTTTGAAATGGGTCAGCAGTACTCTGAGATGGTAGAACTGGCCTCCTTTCACTCCATATCCAATGGCATCATGGGAGA GTGTGGGCTGCGTGCGGGGTACATGGAGCTGGTGAATGTGGACCCAGCAGTGATGGTGTTTGCTAAGACCCTCCTGTGTACTGACATCAATGCCCCCGTCACAGGACAGATCGCCCTAGAAATAATGGTTAACCCTCCAAGACCTGGAGACCCCTCCCATAGCAAGTATACACAG GAGATTCTGACCAATCGGATCACCCTGGCCCAGAATGCTCAGCGGGCTTGGGAGTTTCTGATTGGTCTTCCGGGGGTGAGCTGTCAGCCAGTGACGGGAGGTATTTTTATCTACCCCCGTCTGAGCCTTCCCCCTAAGGCAGTGGAACAGGCCAGG TCTGACGGACTGGAGGCAGACGTGTTATACAGTCAGAGCCTACTCgatgaggagggtgtgtgtgtgggagcaggGTGTGAGCAGAGAGAGGACAAATACCACATCAGGTAA